The DNA window GTAACTCATCAATTGCATCTTGATTCTCAACAGACAATGATGCCATCAACAAAAACATTAGAGCTTCTTCGTGCTTCAATTTCCGGAATTGTCTAGCAGACAACAAACCAGTTTCCTCCTCATTAGGAGTAGAAAACCGCACATACTTGTTATAGAAATTAATATGAACACAGTTATACTCTAACCAATTCATACCTAAGATAACATCCAATCCCCTTAACGGCATACAAATCAAATCAATAGCAAAGTCTCTGTCGAAGATCAATAAAGGACACTTTAAACATACAAGGGAAGTAGTCATCGATCCCTTATCTGAAATATCAACGGCCATCTCTCTATTCATAGAGGACAACACAAGACCCAACTATTCCACACAATCAGCAGCAAGAAAATAACGATTAGCTCTTAGGGATGAATTTATGGTATTTTCACGGGTTATTATAACTAAGTTATGCTCTAAACTTAAGCAAATTGTGATAGTTTCATGGGTTTTTCAATGAGAATTGGACTACATAAGTATAGTTCATGTTGTGAAGCAAATAGAATCACTTtgggtactattgatgcaggtttggagctgaaaAGTAGTCTTACAAGAgcatgaagaggaaaggaagctggaagaatcaaaagaaaagcaaaaggGAGAATTTCTAGCAAGGCCGCGCCGCGAGGGATGCAAGCGCGCCGCGCCAAACCCACTGTTTTGGGTCGAGCCACGGAGACGGCGTATCCAGCCCAActcttataaatagaagccctagctgCCAATTAAGGGTGCGATTTTTGGTGAACGAAATTAAGAGAGAAATCTGATCCTGAAGCATAGAGCAACCATTGAAGAAAGATTCTACATCAATTAAGAGATTTTATTGATCATGATGAATTCCTCAATCAaaccttgtgtgttcttcatgactATGGAGAGCTAattctcttttgttgagtttaaggtattagttaacctatgattatgcaataccattgattaattcctatgaacaattgtttgaatttattatcaataagaaaccttgtttgtATGTTAAATTATTggtgaatctttgatcgaaagaaaaggttTAAACTTTTTCCCTAGGTTAATATATTGATTCAGTCATAATGTGCAGAGATGAGATGGAATTGTgaatgagttttcataattatcgtggtCTATTACTCTTATCAATATtgatattctgagagatcgaatctcatacaaGTAGAAGTTCATCTAACTTGATCTGCAGACATGGGATCaagtttgaggataagtgaagataataattcaaTGATTGTTCACTTATGATTTGACTAATAAATtgcataggaataggttgatgaaccctaaagctcaacatatctctTTCATCGTTAACCAATTTTCAGCATTCtagttttaataattgtttagatttaatagcacatttaaaataataaaataaactcaactaTTTTTACTCACTCAAAATAATCAGCTATaaaacggcagtgatattaaaccaatccctgtggatacgatatatagaaaatgtttacccacaaatactttcaacagtagcactagtatcaataatagtaattaacagattaataataatgaaacatgtacctctgatAAGTCTATCCTGGATAGCTGTCTGAGTCCCTGCTAAAGCAAACACCTTCCCATCAGCGTGTGCCTTCTTCAGTTTCTGACTACCAATGTGTCCTTCTTCACCATAGTTGAAACAAATCACTTCTTTATGCTTACACTCAGATACGATGTGCGCAGTCTTACCACAACAGAAACACTTTTTTACCTCAGCAAAACATACATTACTCTTATGACTAAGTTTCCCATATTTGAAACACACAATACTAGCAGGAGTATCTCCCCCACTAGTCCTCTAATCTTGAGCAAATTTCTGTTAACCTTTACCAACTAGAGCATCGTAAGGCTTACCACGGTTCTATTGATGCTTACCCCTCCTCTCATTGATAACCTTATAGTGATCATaattatcctcttcatagattctgAAACTATCAACCAAATCTGAAAAGTTACGAATCTTTTGGTATCCAATTGCCTTCTTAATATTTGGGCGCAACCTGTTCTCAAAATTGAGGATCTTTGAAAACTCAACAGTTGCTTCGGTTTAGTGAGGATAGAACTTTTCCAGTTCCACAAACTTCGCATCATATTCAGTAATCACAAACTCCTATGCGTTACCTCAGGAAATTCATTTTCCTTCTGCCCACACACATCCTCAAGAtaatacttcctcagaaattccctacaGAAAACAACCCAAGTGATCTCTCCTGCTACACCCTCCAATCTTTCACGAGTCTCTAGCCATCAGTCATCGGTTGATTCTACAAAGCATCAGCCATTGCTTCCAATGCAGCAACAATTGCAGCATCATTCCTTCCAGCCATCTCAAACTCGTAACCACAACACAATTAAAGGTTAGAACCTAGGTTAACAATACTCGATTGTTAAACAAACCTACTAACTCGACAACcagtcggacggaccgacctgctctgataccacaaaTGTAACATCCTAATTTACCCCgtcaaattataataaaaataagagtATAAAATTCTATCATAAAATCAGGATGTCACATTTACTTcacaaacatcaacaattaatCGCATTTAAAATGGATACATAACACAAATAACGGAAGAACCGATCTCGATAAAATAGTCTTCAAAATAACTTTCATTACACTGGTGAATCTGTTgcaatttaaatcaaaatcaacataacaTCTTCGTCCAACATTGAATGATAAAACACTTCAACAATCTAAATAAAATCCAACAACAAAGCGATAACAAAATAATTAACGTTCATCCCCTCGAGTGTTACGTATAAGAGCGAAGACACCAATCCGAACTATTAAAGGTACTATCCTTCATTCCTAATCAGCTGCGCATTACCAACATAGAGGTAACaatcaaacagaaggggtgagatatcataacaatatagTGAAATTTATGATAATTGACATATTAGAAtaggagcattcaaaattcaccaTTTCACAACTCAAAGACATCATTTATTCGCCAATAATATTATCAACGTAGCACAGcaataacatcatcatcatcacatcgTCACATCATCAcgtcattaatatatatatatatatatatatatatatatatatatatgcagaaTGAAATGTGACTCCTTACTAtgtgatcttaccgagcagatcagatggccagcaacaatgaaggcttgaggtTCGGAATGGTTGAGAGgaaaaaagggttgtacctgcaaggcactccgatgccaaagtgagtatgtgttccacaaggtacaacaaagtgagagaattttggggtaagaaaagattaACTTGCCCTCTGTGgcgagagggctatttatagggtgtCCTTATGCGGAATTGACCCCTCCTTCTAAGGCGGAGATATAGGTGACGCGTGAGTTGGCTGCTTACCGGGCACGACGCCCTCTCGTAGTCGGTTGTCCTGGGCGTTTGCCCGGAGCGGTCCGGGATAGGCTGCCACGCGTGGTCTAAGGCGCCTTGGGCCGAAGGTTGGATGGGCCCAATTAGAATGACTGGGTCGGTCTAGAacactatgcaaatgcatgtggtaccaacagggcGTAAGCTCCCATCTCAAATGCCAATCAATAGAGGCAACAACAAGTTATAAGCTTTCATCTTTAAATTCGCCAATCCATGTTATCTTACAGAGCATAAGCTCTCATTACGAATGTTATGAATGCGACACAATTATAAAgcgcaacaacaacaatatttcatcacaaggcataagcctacaTCTTGATTTTTGCTAATAAATAGAGGCAAcataacaacatcatcatcagcaTAATCATCTTTACCGCACCTTCGTTTCACCGACTCGGTACTGCAACATCAAAAATTCGTAAACTCGTCTTAAAATCAAACAACAACACAGAAAAATTGTTCATGTTATTTATCATTAATTTTCCTACTGTTTTCTTTTATTCTCCTTCGTCACCAATGGTTTGATAATATTACACTGCTACTTAGTTTCTGCTACAGTTTGTTTTCCACTGTTATTATAATTCTTGgctactaataatactaatactaataccGTCTAATATTTCAATGATTATTATCTACTACTATTATTTtcttatactaataataattctttattttaatactttattctattaataataatTCTTTAGTTTATTAAATCAAACTTCATTACTATTAATAATTTTGTTCACTAATAGTACTACTTAACTTGCCCATAGGCACAAAAATGTGTCCCTTGTCACCTATTGCAAGTGTGCCCCTCCGCACAGCAGGTAAGTTTGTCCCTCGACATAGCAAGTGTGCCCCTCGGCACAATGTGTTTTTACACAGAACTCAATATGTTTCTAACGTGGAACCCGATATAATTCCCATCAATTATCAGTTTGATCACAACGTAGAGAAACAAATTGAAACTGAACCACCACACACAAATCATTTTAGAATTaggaatcaattaattaattacaagTTAATTAAAACTAGACCGGTCATTAAACCGAAATAGTTAAAGGTTTAAGGTTTTATGGTTTGACCAGGATCGAACCGAGGTCAGACCGTAATAatgaaatatataatttttaatttattttaatgtaaTATATCTTCTAATATTAGTGtatattttaacatatttatttatattttattaaatgtagtttttttaacttttaattataGTGCATTATAGTGCAAAAtacttcattttaattttataaataaaaaagaacactTAAATATCTTATtattactccctctgtcccaaaataaatgtcacataTAGAAAAAAATTGTCCCAAAATACTTGTCACTTTACACTACCAatgaaattttatatttaatctgccacttgtaccctctaataaatactcttaatttattttctcacttaatattaatgttatttcaaatacaccaatagtt is part of the Vicia villosa cultivar HV-30 ecotype Madison, WI linkage group LG2, Vvil1.0, whole genome shotgun sequence genome and encodes:
- the LOC131649597 gene encoding uncharacterized protein LOC131649597 translates to MAVDISDKGSMTTSLVCLKCPLLIFDRDFAIDLICMPLRGLDVILGMNWLEYNCVHINFYNKYVRFSTPNEEETGLLSARQFRKLKHEEALMFLLMASLSVENQDAIDELQVVHDFLEVFPDEIPNVPPEREVEFSIDLVPGTRPVSMAPYRMSTLELIELKKKLED